The Vitis vinifera cultivar Pinot Noir 40024 chromosome 7, ASM3070453v1 genomic interval AAGGACAATGGTGTATGGAAATTTCAATACAAGGTATAAAATGTCCTTTCAACTtcattttaatacaattttgaTACAACAATCCATTTTGATACCATATTGATGTCTTCGCTTTTAGGTAGAAAGCTCCAAATTTGAGTAATTTcttattgaaataaattgacACGACTTCAACACAAACTCCGAATTTTGATAAAACTGGCAAAAATTGTTTTTCGAGCTTAATCCATGCTAATCTTGATTTGGAAAGGAATTTGAGGTTGAATTGGACTTGTCCAAGGCCAAGATTACTAAAACTCTACATAACAGGGTGAAATTGGAAGATATAATTTTGACACAAAAACCTCCCATTTCATACCTATTTCAATATAAGAAGTAGCATTTTGACAATCACTTATGATGAACATTTTTTATGCAAATTTTGATATCAGGTTATTTCTCCATGGAAATTTCAACACCAAGTTGTTCCAATGTTAAATTTAGTGTAAAGACAGCTCATGTTGACTTGTTTCCTTCGGAGGATAGACTTTTGGATATTTTCTGTTATTTTTGTGTTGTTTTAGGGTTTTCTAATTAAAGTTAGGTATGATGGATATAATAGATTTTCTGTTTATGCTGAGGCAttcatatacaatgtaagagGGAGCAACTTCATTTTTTCTCACCATATTTTATGAagttagaatttaaaaaaaaaaaaaaatattttctcttcttcttcatctaaGACTTTCTTCACCATGATTGTCTAACTTCTTTTGATCTAGAGGAAGGATTGCTTCCTATAGGAAAAATCCTCAATAAAGGAGTGTTTTTTCAAGCAATATGTCCTTATTCTTATATTCAGATTTATCAAtgaattttgtataaaaattctCTGCAAGTCTCTTAGGATAAGACATAATTGATGCTTATTATGCTCATTGAATGCTTACCCTGAGGGTTTGATTCAAGGGATGGTTGATTTGATTAGTTATTTGTGAAACCTTTGAGTAGATCTTAAGATGGATTAAGGTTTCACTATTTTGAGATCAAATGTGAAAGAGTATGATCGTTGTTAGAATATAAAGATCTCATTCTAGTTAAGATATGACTTAGTAGTTGTTGGGACATTAtgctttgtttttattattgataattttgttatttttattgtgaCATTtgatctttttagatagtgactttcTATCAAAGATCTGAGGTTGTCGTTTAATGAATCAGTTTATCACAAGTTAGTTTGAAAATGTTTAAGTAAAGGCAAGTTAGTTTTTTGATAAAGTAGGATTGGattgaaagttttaaaattgagttaaaatgttttcattaatttttgtaaagtcaagattttagtttttaaaaaaatttcgtTTTCAACCATCTAAGCCCTTAGCCCTATATATACCCTACCTAAACGTGTTTTAGGGTTGGATACttccaaaaagaaaatcttaattTGCCCTATCATTCCTAAAAAAACTCTCAACAATTTGTACATTGGAATTATTGGTTGTTGTATGACCAGCACTCCCTAAGAGGTTAAGGCGAATCTATTGGAGCATTTGAAGTGTTGTATCGTAGACGTGAATCATAATATAGGTATTGAAAAGTAAGTCTTAAGATAAGCAACCAAGTAAATATGTGTATCTTGATTCCAAATAGTAGATGTTTGATCTAAGGTCTCAAACTTTGTGATTTCTTATCTCCACGGTTACTGTggaggttttccacgtaaaaatcATTGTATCTTATGTGTAATTGTCTCTTTATTGATATCTTTAATCTATTAGGGTTCAATTAAGTTAAAAAGGTTTAAATCCCATTCACAAGTTCCATCAAGTTAAAAATCTCAACccttatattataatattttaaaaaccattcaTTCACCCACTCTAATGTTATCCTACTAGATCCTAGGTTTTTCAGGAGTATTCTTATTTCATCACATTTTTGTttgctttcattcatttttcatCGTTTCTTCATTTAGATTTTACTTTAATCTAGTTTTGTTTGGCTACAACAACAATTAATCATTTTAACAGAAGCAACTAAATTGATAAACCTTGATTCTCTATGCGAATTCATAGTAAAAGTACATCTCAAAACACTATATTCAAAGTTAAAACAAATTGCTATGGTGCAGAGCATTAAGAGTGTATATAACTTTATAGTTGTTAGTTCCTTTCAAACTAGAATTTTCTTCATAATCACAAATGGGAATTGACAATCAATTTGATCAATTGTAATGCATAGTTGCTACATTTTGAAGATATTTGCAATTGAAGATTGTACAAAGAATTTGTAAGTGTTTTGACGTAGCGGATGAGTTCAAAAATTGATCaaccaaattttaaatcattatatttttatcaaaaatggtATTAAAAGCTTAAGGGGTGTTAAGATCTTTGATTTAAACCAATTCACTTCAATTTTGATGGATGCTAATGAAGGGTAATAGATCAAATGTTACTTAGAATATTTCAATCTTATATGGGATTAATCACCACATACCAATTTTCATCTTTCCCTAAAATCCTTATCATTTAAACTCATTTCCAAAATTAGGGGTTCATGGTGAAGAGACATAAGTATGCCtccttaaaattcaattcttttctACGTTAGGGAGTGTTTcttgaaaaaatttatgatatttgggttaaaaattacatttcaaCAAGAAAATTCCcataaatatatgttatattcttgttttccatTTATTAGGGTAAGACTGAAATATCTTCTTATGTTAATATATCAAGAAGAGGTTAATTTCATGTTCGGAGGTAATTCCAAAGGGATTTCACATGAAGATGATGAAAATTTGAGGTTCGTAAGACAAGTTGTCCAAGAGACTTTCAGAGGTCTTGGAGTTAGGTAAAATGCATTGACTATTTTAATAGTAGACTTTGCAATTATACTTGTGgttagggatgacaatgagaCGATTTTTCTGAATACTCATCATATCTCATTTGTAATGAAACAAGTTTTAGATAAAGATAAGTAGTTTTATGACgggtttgattttttttttaaaaaaaaaaattgggacaTGTGCGGATGTAACTTTGTCTCGTACTACCttgattatatataatgtttaaataaaaaaatatttgatttgattttttcttgttttttaatatatataaaatattactttaataaaaaaataattataaacatTTGTAATcgatatttatttataaattatatttattttaataaaatttaaaatattaaaatttgaaattttgaaaaaaaaaattaaatgggttGAGTAAGAAGATTTGATGAAAATAGATACCaataaatttgatgaaattgGAATAAGGAAACCTGCTCGTTGTCCATATCTTTTTAGATAATCATGATACATGGTTGATATAATATGATAAGTGGATAACATATTTTATCCCATATTTAATTGATaatgaataatttttacatcatttattttatcttatgtttgatataaatgataaaatatattattcatcattttttaatatcctttttgaatatattaatcttaaattaagatttaaagtatatacatatataccatgtattataaatttattttttatcaaaattttatttattttacaaaatttaaaaattaaatttatgatttaaaatatttataaaaatatatcatactaatatatgtattatttaatatatatatatatatatacatataaattatttttatatattgagtaacataatttttaatataaagtatTGGAATGCAATATAAATTCATTCCTGAAAAAGAAGCTTGCAAACGAAATATAAAAATGGTGAAATCAAAGTAAAGCAGAGAAACATCCTTGTAATATTAAGCTGTCCGAGTAGAATTATTTTGCACTCACATCAGTGGGCAGTTGGCAGCCATAAATTTAAGTTTCACAGCTCACAAGAGATCCACAATGGTTCATCGAACTCCCCTGTCAACTTATCTCCATTCTCTGACCCCAAACACATACGCCCCATATCCACCTCATTCCCAGTGTGCCATGCTGGCGTCCCATTTTCATATCCATTCCATGTCAGCCTCTTCAATCCACTTCCGTCCAACCTCACCACGAACAGGTCACCATACGGTTGAAACTGATTGGGAAGCGAAATCGGTTCAGCCGTCATGCCCCCCAAGTTAGCCGCGAAAAGAAGCCACTCGCAGTCAGCGCTGAAACACACGTGGTTGATTCTCTCCCTGTCCACGTCAACTGAACCTTCAGATCCCGCCACGTAGACTCTTCGGAGATCGGAGCCGTCGGGCCGGATGACGTATATGCTGAAAGCATTCAAGTTGTCGGGATTGTGCCTGTTCGACGAAAAGGCGATCAGTTTTCCATCTGGCGACCAGCTAGGCATGGTGTCAATCCACGGTCCCTCAGTTAACTGACGGATACCGCCTTCTAATTCTCCGTTAACGGCGTCTATAATGTAGAGGTTCTTGTTCCCGGAGCGGCCGGACCTGAAAACCACGGACTTGCCGTCCGGCGAACAAGAAGGAAATGCGTTATTGCCGGTTTCTTCTCTGGTAAGGATCTTCACATCGGCTGGAATGTCTTCACGATCATCATCCAGATACGATGGATCGAACGAGATTCGTGCGATCTGGACCGTCGCTTTTACAGACTCAAAGATCGGTCCTACCGAGGTGTAAATCACATGCTTTTCTGTAGGACTCCAGGAGTTATAGAATGCCGTACGATCTTTCAAAACGGTCCATCTCTTTGAACCGTCTGATTTCACGATCTTAAGGCCGCCTTTCGCTTCGAAGTCGTGATTGAAAGCAATCAAATCACCGGCCGGAGAAAAGGACGGGAACGATCCGTTGAGTCGCAGCATCCGCAGTTCATTTATTGGAGACACTACGGGATCGAGATGTGGAATGGTCGACTCGCCCGGTGATGACTCCCCTCGGAATCGGTGGTAGCCGAGAAAACCACATTCGGGAGATACAAAGGGGTTGTAGTGATGGAAATTCGGATTCAGCGACTCGGTCACTGGATAAAACTTCTTCGAATCAATATCAAATATCTCTATGTGCCGGAAATTGCTCCCCTTCCGCCTAGTCGCTACGGCGATTCGCTTACTACCTTGCATGGCCGCAGGAGTGAAACAGTGAACTCGTGGCGGGGTTATCCGGCGAGGAGCCTCGGAAATACTAGAAGATTGAAAACCCTCCGGCAGATTCACGCTGAAAATGCTCCACCATCCATCATCAGCCTGCCGGTGAAAGTAGAGGTTGGAATCGCCGGACCAGGTGGGCCAACCACCACGCTCGCATACAACAACACGCTTTTCCGGCTCCGATTCCCGGAAAACAACAATATCAGTGTGCAACTCATGAAATTCACCGCCCCAAGGACGAGACCCATAGGATGCAACAGCTATGAACTTTCCGGACCGAGAAATCGCTGGACTGTAATCGACAACTCCGTGAGGAGTCAACTGCACAACTGCCTTGTCATCAAGCCCAGTGGAGTAAACAGCAGACCAGCTGATGAAGGGCTTCTCTGGCCGTTCATGAGCCGACACGAAGTACAGCCGTCCGTTCTTAACGATCGGACGGTCATGGTAGAGACTGCCGGGAACAGAGAGCAGCTGTTCAGGTTTGGTAACACCGGGCCGGATTTGATAAATTCGAGGCGAGCCGCTTCTCTCGGAGACGTAAACCAGGGTCTGGTTTTCGTCGAGGAAGTGGCCATTGAAATTGATGGAAGTACCGCCGGTGAGGCGGCGTTCAGAAGTGTGGTTGATGAGATTGGGATCGAGATTGAGAGAAAAGAGGTCGAAGCCGTAGTGAGGTCTGCCAACTGTGGTGAAGGCAATGGTTCCAGTGGGTTCCATTGGAGGTGGGGTGCGAGTGTGAGTGTAGGAGGCGAAGGCTGTCTTATATAGGTAGCGACACGTTCGCAGTGACACCATCATTCTTGGCCTTACCCAaatgttgtggatgatatatGGGAATGGCACGAGTCACGAGATATGGAAtgatgatatataaaaataatattaattaaaatctgAACCTGGAACTGATGAGGGGATGTAGCTCAAACGGTAGAGCGCTCGCTTTGCATGCGAGAGGTACGGGGTTCGATACCCCGCATCTCCAAACTGTTATGCACTGATGAATTTTGGTTGGATCAATAGTTTAAATTTTACTTCACACAATGGAACAAATTAATTTCGTCTATAATACTATCTCACTTAAGATCAATGTTTGGTTGGTTTGCAATGGGATAAAATCAGTTTTCCATCCTTTTACTGGATATGCAGATCCTATGtactataaatttaattattatttttatattacttattttataaaataaaaaaatttaattaaaatttaaaaaatattactgaaaaatatataatactttcatatattgaataacataatatactttttttatttataaatttcaaatattttaatcataaatattgttaatgaaaaaattatttattaaaatcattgaaTACTTTCTAAATAACAGTAAATGCaagagaaatttcatatttttttaataatatatattaaaatgtaatataattttttatttaaataaatatacaatattaaaaaataatacatattttattttattttcttattcattttaccaactaaatgtaaatataatataacatagcATTTCATATCTTAGGATATAATAtgttaagatatatatattatattttattttattctgttaattaaatataatttaaagattttacCTTATTCAATCTTCGGATAATTTTATATCCAAATCTTATTTACTATTTTCATTTAATCATTTAGATTTTATCTCACATGTTCAATAATCGAAATGATGGAGTTTATATCAATTCCAtcccttattattttttattaataatataataatacagaaaaaaaaaaaacccttcttTTCGAGTCGTTAAAAAAGGCATGCAGAATGCGACAACTGAAGGGATGCACTCAATCTCAGTGTCTACACTTTTTGGATCACCATCTCTGTATTTCTTGTTCTCCACGTTGGCGGCCTTAGTCTCAAGCACCAAACCACTAGGCGGCCATGAGTGGGATGCACCATATATCCTCTAAAGTTGAGGTGGTTTTTCAAAGTTGGAATGTATTCCATACCATGCTTTCTCAAAGTAGACACAAAAGCCAGCTTTGTCAAGAATCTTAATATCTTTGAATAATCAATCCATAAAGCATTACAGCAACTATGCTATGCTGTGTCAGAGTTCAAATCTCTTTGGCTGATGGTCTATAAGACAAATCATAATATATTGAGTAGTTAGACCAGCCATGtaagtacaagaaaatggaagataagGGAACTTCCTAATGTGTGTTTCTATCCACTGCTTGGTGGAGTTTTCTCATTTCTCAATCTTTGAATCAGTGTATAAACTAGCAATGCTTTTGATGGGAGAAGGAACCTCAGCATCTTACAGGTGATTGGCATGTTTGGCAATCAGTAAATGGTTTTCTGGAGAGATGGTCGGTGGGACGTACTTCACAAGCTGTGTTTCTAACCCATGTTCTTTGACCCACATCAACCTCCCCATGTCTATGATCTCCTTGCACATGAACCCTACTACTGCCCTTTCCATGGCTTTCATATTCTGCACAATTTCAGCAACTCCACCAACATCTTCAACACATTCTTTCTTCTCACTATGACAACATGATAAAATCAATATGTCAATTAGAAAATACAgtttgaaattagaaaaaaaaacactcagGATGGCATTAAGGCCGAAGAGTTCAATGGAATTACATTGATTGTAGATGCAGTCTGCAACCAGCAACGTCTGAAAGATCCGAGCCATGATCTGCATCCACTGCCCAGCTAGTAAACCAAGTAATAGCATGAAAATCGTCTTTAGTGATCCCCAgattcattaaatattttttatctgcAGGGcagcaaaatttaaaaatttaggcAGGTCATGATAGAAAGAGATGTCTGcaaatcatgaaaattaaacAACTCAATGAGGTTGTGCCaactataaattatatatatatatatatttttagatagCATGAAAAATTGATTACTTATATAGTGTTTCCACTGGCAAAGATGATGGCAACAAGTAGCTATAGCTAGGCCTCTGAGGTAATGACCACTACAGCACTGAACAGCATCATCTTGATTGGATTCCTCAGCAAGGCAACATCTCAGGCTCAAATCTGCAGCAAAGTTTGACAATTCATAATGGACTCAGAGAGTCTCACAAAAGATGATTATCAACAGATTTACAATGGATTTAAGAGTAAAGATTTAACAGCAAGTTATTTGGAGTTGCACCAAATGTTAATCACCTGTTGCAGGCCCACATAGATGTTTACCAATTGCAAGGTAAGGAACTCCCTGTAAAGACTCAACTGCCTTCAAGTTTAAATCCTCAACTGCAACGGTTGAATGTTGTAACGTAACAATGTAGCCAAAGGTATGCCATTTATAAACATACAATAAACAAAAGGTATAACAAAGGATCCTACAATAAACAAAGATGAAATCAACATGTCATATGAAACTGATGCAAGGTCAGTACTTTTTGGTACCAGAATATAACAAAGTTTTGACTTGTTATTTTGCAAATGATAGTGTGAGAAAGAGTAGATTCTGAAGTAGGGTTAATGCAGCGGACTCTAAATAGGAGAACAGACCAAGAAGCTACTTGCTAAAAGCTAGCACTATGAAATTCTCAAACATAAGTAAACTATCATAACGATTTGCTCCCAATCATGTAGATATGATTCACTTTGCACCCAAAAGGGCCCTCACAGCTTTAAAACGGGTTTACAAAGTTAAAAGaagttcatacatatataatgcCAGAAATTTTTTCCCCTATCTGATATAGGATATCACAATCAACCCCCAATGCAGGCGCAATGTCCTCGTTATGTCCCATGAGTTCCTCTTAACcttgtaaatatgttttaaagctATAAGGACCCTTTAGGGTGCAAAgtggataatatctacatggttggaaGTAGATTattataaatggtatcaaagtcgatCTCCAAACCCAGTGGGGGGGTTTATTTGATCTCATAAGAGGTGTTGGCTGTTTAGCCCCACAATCCTATAAGACACAACAAAGATGTGTTTGCATGGGGGTGATTATGATATCCCACATCAAATAAGGAGAATATAAGTATGAATTCCTCTTAACCTTacaaatgcattttaaagttgtgagtaCCCCTTTAGGCCTAAAGCGAACAATATCCACACAATTGAAAGTGAGTCATTACAACTACAGTTTTAATGAATATCAGTATTTGCATTTCCCAATTATTGTTTAGCATTTTGGTAATTGGGACAATGAATCTATAAAAGCACTAGtcctaaaattttcataat includes:
- the LOC100264112 gene encoding uncharacterized protein LOC100264112, whose amino-acid sequence is MVSLRTCRYLYKTAFASYTHTRTPPPMEPTGTIAFTTVGRPHYGFDLFSLNLDPNLINHTSERRLTGGTSINFNGHFLDENQTLVYVSERSGSPRIYQIRPGVTKPEQLLSVPGSLYHDRPIVKNGRLYFVSAHERPEKPFISWSAVYSTGLDDKAVVQLTPHGVVDYSPAISRSGKFIAVASYGSRPWGGEFHELHTDIVVFRESEPEKRVVVCERGGWPTWSGDSNLYFHRQADDGWWSIFSVNLPEGFQSSSISEAPRRITPPRVHCFTPAAMQGSKRIAVATRRKGSNFRHIEIFDIDSKKFYPVTESLNPNFHHYNPFVSPECGFLGYHRFRGESSPGESTIPHLDPVVSPINELRMLRLNGSFPSFSPAGDLIAFNHDFEAKGGLKIVKSDGSKRWTVLKDRTAFYNSWSPTEKHVIYTSVGPIFESVKATVQIARISFDPSYLDDDREDIPADVKILTREETGNNAFPSCSPDGKSVVFRSGRSGNKNLYIIDAVNGELEGGIRQLTEGPWIDTMPSWSPDGKLIAFSSNRHNPDNLNAFSIYVIRPDGSDLRRVYVAGSEGSVDVDRERINHVCFSADCEWLLFAANLGGMTAEPISLPNQFQPYGDLFVVRLDGSGLKRLTWNGYENGTPAWHTGNEVDMGRMCLGSENGDKLTGEFDEPLWISCEL